The genomic DNA AGTTCTTGTTATCAATTTTAGAAAAGATATAGCGACTTCATCTGGTGAGTTTCCAGTATTTAGTAACGGATTGTGCCTTATCAAAGAAATACGAGAAGATATTATCTATTATGGCTTTATAAATACCAAGGGTGAAACAATTATTCCGGCAGAGTATATTGTAGCAACCCCGTTTAAAAATGGTTTCTCTAGAGTTATCAATTATTATAAAACAGATACAGGCACTAATGCTTTTGGTCAAAGTGTTGTATATTATACTTATAATGAATTGATTATTGATACTGAAAACAAATCGGTATTGAATTTTTCTGGTTCACATAACTTATTGTTACATAAGCTAAAATTACAAAAAGACATACCAACTATACGTTCTAAATTTATTAACGATGACCTTATTAGCATTAAAGAAGATAACAATACGTTCAGCATTTATAACTTAAATAAATAATACTTACACAAATGAATACGGGACTAGTTTTATCTGGTGGAGGCGCACGTGGTTTTGCACATATAGGTGTACTAAAAGCTCTAGAGGAATACAATATAAACATAACTCACATTGCAGGTACCAGCGCTGGTGCTATCGTAGGAGCTTTATTTGCTGCAGGTAATTCTTGGGGTACCATCTTAGAGTTCTTTAAGAAGGTACCCATCTTTGAATACAAGCGTTATGCATACAATAAACCTGGCTTTATAGATACCAATATGTTTTATAAAGACCTACTTCCTTTCTTTGTAACAGATGATTTCAATAGCTTAAAAAAACAGTTTTATGTGCCGACGACCAATCTTATTGAAGGAAAAGAAATGGTATTTAATAGTGGCGAACTTCTAAAACCAATACTGGCATCTGCCGCATTTCCTGGGTTATTTACACCCGTTATTATTAACGGAATTCCTTATGCAGATGGTGGTATTTTAAACAACTTCCCTATAGAGTATATTAAAAATAAATGCGATACTATAATAGGTGTTTATGTAAACTCTCTAGAAAACGTTTCTCTAAATGAGTTAAAGCATTCCTATCAAGTAGCAAATAGAGCTTATAACATTAGTTTTGTGAGTCAGTGTGAGAATAAGTTTAAAGAGGTAGATCTTTTAATAGCTCCAAAAGAACTTGAAAAATTCGGAATGTTTAATCTAAAAAATATAGATGCAATTTTTAAAATTGGTTATGAGTCTGCTATAAAAGTATTAGAAAATAACAAAAATAGCTTATTAAAATAAATACCCAAGCTACTCAGTTTATGAAATAATGCCTTGTACTTCTTTTAAAAGGCATCAACTTTTTCTACAACACCTTTTTAGATTAATTTGCTAGAATGAACAAAACCACTTCTAATTTTTTTATATTCATTAGTTCTATTCTTTTTTTGATTTTGCTTTCCTCTTAGCCTTACGTTCTTGTTTTCTAAAATAACCTCTAAAAAAGAAGTTATGTTGAAGTGCTTCCATATTTTCATTTAACTTTTGGGAAGCTTCCTTAATTTGCACCATGGTAGAATCTATCGTTTTTGGCAAACTTTTATCTTTTGTAAGGTAATTGAAAGTGCTTTCAGCGGTGCTTATTTCCACAATCATATCACTTAGCATTTTTGTTGCTTCTGAAATTTTAATACTTGAAGTCTCTAACTGTAAAAAAACATTCTTAGCTTGATTTCCTGCTACAGTGTCTGTCAATAAAACGCCTACAGCACTATCTTCCACATCAATTTTCGAGAACTTATAGTTCAAAGAACCTATAAGCCGATTAGCTCCATTTGTAGTTTGCTTTAGATTCACTAACGTAGCTCGAATGTCTTTTGTCAATAAAGAATCTGTAATTAATGCTCCTAATGCACCTTCTCCCTTCAATATTTTATTGGTAATTTTCAATAAATCTGCCGTTAACAATGCTGCATTTTTATTGGTAATGCTAAGTGTAGATAACAGATCTTCTGTGCCTATATTTCTATGAGAGGCAATGGTGTCTGTAGAAATAACTGTTTGTAAATTTTCTTTCCCTGGAATAATATTGATAACCATACTTCCTACCAATCCGTCTGATCCTATACTTGCAATTGCATCTTTTTTTATGAAAGCTCCTGTTTTATCTTCGATCATCATTTCTACAACAATCTCGGTATTATTTATCATTTTAATACCGCTAACAGTACCTACATTTATACCAGAATAGCGTACATTATTACCCAATTGAAGACCATTCACATTTTGAAATACAGCGTACAATTGCATGTTTTTACTAAAAAGATGCTGCTTGCTACCAATAAAATAAAGTGCGGCTAGTAAAATACCAGTTCCAAGGACTACAAATAGGCCAACGCGGGTTTTATGGAGGTTTGATTTTTGCATAGTATTTAATTTTTAAAAAAGGCTTTAACTTTTATGTCTTCGGATGTTGATAGTTCTTCAAAAGTTCCTTCTGCATAATTAATTCCATCTAACAGTAAAATCATTCGGTTACTAATTACGCGAGCACAATCCACATCATGCGTAATAATTAGCGATGATGTTTTATATGTTTTTTGAATAGTTCGCATTAACTGAATAATTTCTTTTGCAGTAATTGGGTCAAGACCTGTGGTGGGTTCGTCATATAAAATAATTTTTGGTTTTAAAATTAAAGCTCTTGCCAAGGCTACGCGTCGTTGCATTCCTCCAGAAAGTTCTGATGGCATTAAATCTATGGTGTGTGCCAACCCTACATTTTCTAATGCTTCTACAACTAATGCTTCTGTGGTTTGGGAAGGGTCTACTCTATCTCGATTTCTACGCAAAGGAAACTCTAAATTTTCTCGTACTGTCATAGAATCATATAATGCACTTCCTTGAAATAAAAATCCGATTTCTGTTCTCAATACATCTAGCTCTTTTCTTCCTAATTCTAAAATATCAAGGTCCTTAATAGTAATACTTCCACTATCTGCTTCTAATAAGCCAACTAAGCATTTTATCATCACCGATTTACCAGATCCCGATTTGCCCATTATCACGAGGTTTTCACCTTCATATAGTTTTAAATTAAAACCATTAAGTACGTGATTATCTCCAAAGCTTTTATGAAGGTCTTTAATTTCTAAAACAGGTTGTAAATTCTCGTTTGTTTCTATCATATTTCAAAAAAAATATCAGTAATAAATACGGCTATAAAATCGATAATAAAGAGCAACATCGAGGTGTAAACTACCGCAGCATTAGAAGCTTCACCAACTCCTACCGTACCTTTAGAGCAATTATATCCTTTATAACAACCTACCAAACCAATGGAAAAACCAAAGAAAAAGGACTTTGCAGTAGCCGGCAGCACATCACTAAACCGTAAGGCATCAAACACCTTATTAAAATATAGTAGATATGAAACTTCTCCTTTCAAATTCTCAACTATAGCAGACCCAAACAAGGCAATAGCATCTCCCATAAGAATAAGCAACGGCAGCATTAATGTGGTAGCCAAAATACGTGTAACTACTAAGTATTTAAAAGGGTTGGTTCCTGAAACTTCCATAGCATCTATTTGCTCTGTCACTTTCATTGAGCCCAATTCGGCACCAATTCCAGAGCCAATTCTTCCTGCACATATTAATGCAAAAATTACTGGACCTATCTCTCTTATGATAGATAAACTTACCATTGCTGGCATCCAAGAAGTGGCTCCGAATTCTAAAAGCGTAGGTCTTGATTGTAGTGTAAAAACCAATCCTAAGATAAAACCAGTAACACCAACCAATATAAAAGAGCGATTCCCCATCTGGTAACACTGCCTTAAAAATTCTTTCCATTCAAAGGGAGATGTAAATACTTCTCTAAAAAAACGAATAGCGAAATAAGTCATATCTCCCACCTCATCAAAAAAAAGTTTAGCCCTTGCTGTTATAGAATTTGTTTGACTCAATCTGTATACATTATTTGGAGTTAAAAATAAAGCAACTTGTCTTAACAATACATGACCTTGGTCAGTTATACAAACTGATATTTATCATTGTATTAATTATAGTTGAATGGTATTTTTATACTCAAATTATATAGGATGCAAAAAAAAATTCAAATTCAATTTCATTCATGTTCTTTCTTAAAAAAAAATAATAAATAACAGGATGAACAAGAACTCAGATAAATTAGACGATTATTTAGACAACCACTACATACATCGAAGTAATTGGTTAAGAGCAGCGGTACTTGGAGCTAATGATGGCATTTTATCAACTGCAAGTATTGCAATTGGTGTGGCAGCTGCAAGTGACGTAAGAGATCCCGTTATTTTAGCAACTTTAGCAGGATTAGTAGCTGGTGCTTTATCAATGGCGGCTGGAGAATACGTTTCAGTAAGTTCTCAAACGGATGTTGAAAATGCAGATATTGAAAGAGAACGAATTGAATTAGAAGAAACGCCAGAAATTGAATTACAACGATTGGCAGAGATTTACGAAAAGAGAGGTCTTAAAAAAGAAACTTCTTTAATAGTTGCCAAAGAGTTGACAGAACACGACGTTTTAGCTGCCCACATAAGAGATGAGTTAGGTATAAATGAAATTAGTCAAGCAAAGCCTATTCAAGCAGCTTTAGCTTCAGGGGCTTCATTTACAGTAGGTGGATTGCTTCCTTTTTTGGTGGTTATATTTTTACCTTTTATAAATATGGAATATTATTTGTATGGTTTTGCAATTATATTCCTTATTATTTTGGGTGCTTTATCAGCTAAAACGGGCGGTTCGAGTATTATAAAAGCCGTTTTGAGAATTACTTTTTGGGGAACGGTTGCAATGGGATTAACGGCTTTGGTTGGGTACCTGTTTAATGTGAATGTTGAATAAGGAATTAAACTATGATAGAATTTAGATCTCTTAATAAATTATCGTTTCATTTAGATCGCCTTATCAAAGGGCGCTTATGGCTTAAAGTAATTATCGGTCTCCTTTTAGGGGCAGCAATAGGAATAATACTGAATCCGTCTGCAGGATTTCTTTCTGAAACTTCTAGTTTGCGAATTGCTGATTGGCTTGACTTGCCAGGAAAAGTTTTTATGAGGCTCGTTCAAATGATTATGATTCCGTTGATATTTACATCTATTATTACAGGAATTGTAGGGAACACGTCTGAAAACCTGAAAACCTTCGGACTTCGACTACTACTCTATTTTATTTTCACAACTACCATTGCCATTACAATTGGTTTGGTAGTAACACTTATTTTAAAGCCTGGTCAATATATTTTTGATTTAGGCGGATTTCCAAATAGTGGTAAAAGTCAAATAATACCTGATGAACAAACGGATCTTATTGGGAACATTCCAAATGCAATCTCAAACCTTATTCCAAATAACCCAATGGAATCTATTTTAACAGGAGAAATGTTAGGTGTAGTAATTTTTACCATTATTATTGGTGTCGCAATTACCCAACTTCGTTCTGAAACAGCGAAGCCTATTATTCGTTTCTCTGAGGCGATTCAGAAAATATGCATGATTGTAGTATCGTGGGCAATGATGCTGGTACCTTATGCCGTTTTTGGTTTGATGGCAGCTTTACTGTCTAGAACAAGTATAGAGATATTTCTTGGTTTGGGGTATTATATGTTTGTTGTTATGCTAGGCCTAATTATTTTATTAGCATTCTATTTAATACTCATTTTAATAATCACCAATAAAAATCCTTTTAAATTCTTAAAAGCGATAAGAGAACCTCAACTATTGGCATTTTCTACTGCTAGTTCTGCAGCTGTAATGCCACTTTCTATGAAAACAGCTGATGAGAAATTAGGGGTTTCTTCTAATATTAGTGATTTCGTTATTCCTGTTGGTGCTACAATAAATATGGATGGAACCGCACTATTTCAATGTATTACAACCATATTTATGGCACAAGCTTATGGTGTGGAATTGTCTATAATGAGTTTGCTTCTAATTACTTTTACCGTTGTGGCTGCCTCTATAGGAACACCAGCAATTCCTGGAGGCGGCGTTATTATTCTTGCATCGGTATTACAGAGTGCTGGCATTCCTATAGATGGTTTAATTATTATAATTGGAATAGATCGTATTTTAGGAATGTTTAGAACGGCTGTTAATGTGACTGGAGATTTAACAGCCTGTATCATATTTGATAAATTTTATGGAACCAAATTAAATACTAACGCAATTATTAACAAGAGTTAAACTACTAGTATCTATTAAATTAAGAATTATTTATACAAGTATAATAATCATACCTTTTTTAAGCAATAAACGTAAAACATCATAAATCATGGACAATTCAATTTTTTTTAGCAAAGTTTTGGGGATGGTATCTTCTTATTTTCTTTTTTATATTAACCTTTAATCCTAGACGAAGTAAGCAAATTATAAAAGATTTGCGCGATGAAAAATTTCTAATAATGGCTTCTTTTATTTCTATTATTATGGGATTGCTGAATATTTTATTTCATAATATTTGGGAATCTAATTATAAACTTCTTATTACACTCATTGGGTGGACATCTCTATTTATAGGTCTGTCTTTGTTTATAATTCCAAAAAATACAGTTGCTGCGCTACAAATTATAAATATCAAGTTGGTACAAGTTATATATGCCTTACTGTTTTTTACAGGGTTATTTTTACTTAATATTGCTTACAGAATTATACTCATATAATTTTTCTAATCTTTCCTTATTTGTAAACAGTCGTTTAAATTAACATGCTGATTAAAGAGAATTAAAACACCTTTATAAAAGTGTAGTTTCTAGTTCAAAAAAAAATAAAAGTTTTAAGTTATTATTGAATTTGAACTTCATCTTCTAAAACAAATCGAATTCATTTTAGGATCAATTAGATGCGACTGCCAATAAAATAGCTACGTAATGGCAAACAGCGGCTGCGAGTACAAAAAAATGCCATACCGCATGGTTGTAAGGATATTTATCCCATAAGTAAAAAACAACACCTACAAGATAAAGTCCGCATCCAATTAGAAGCATCGTGAGGATATTAATAGGAATACTTTCAAAAAAAGTACGTCCGCCAACAACCATAATACATCCCATTGCTATGTAAATTAATGTTGAAATAACCTTCCATTTTCCTGTAAAAAAAATATTATAAATAATTCCCAATGCCGTAAGACCCCACAAAACCGATAGCAGTGTAATACCAAAAGAATTATCCATATACATCAATAAAAACGGCGTATAGGTTCCCGCTATTAAGAAATAAATACTAATATGGTCTAGGATTTCTAGTGTGCGTTTTGCCTGAATATGCTGAATTCCGTGGTAAAGTGTAGAAAAAGTAAAAAGCTGTAAAAAGCAAAACCCATATATAGCCGCACCAATAATACCAGAAGTATTATCACTTTTAATAGCAAATGCTATTAGAATAGGAATAGAAACAATACCAAAAATAATTCCAAAACCATGTACGATACTATTTACAAGTTCTTTATTAATTTGTGAATTTAAATTTGAATTCTGATTTTCCATGAGCGTGAGTTGTTGTAAATTATTCTAAATATTTTTGTGAAATTACTCAAATCAATTTAGACTATTAACCCTATTGGCTATATAATTTATAGTACCATTCTTAAAGACTGGCAATGCTAAACGATTATCAAAAGGAATTAGATTGTGGTGTTGACTTTATTTTTCAACCTTATTTTTATTTTTACTAATTCGTACCAAATTACAGAAATAAAACCGATTCCAATACTCGTAAATAACTGTAAAAAGGTAAGTTTCTCAAACTCAAAGAAGTTTGTTAATGGTGGTACAAATATCAATAATCCCGAAATAATGATGGTGATGGCAATAATGAGAAAAACCAACTTGTTTTTGTATCTTAAAGTAGTAAAAATTGAATAGTAAAAAGAACGATTCACAAGCGTTAAAAATATATTAGCTGTTATTAAAACAGTAAACACGATTGTTCTAGTAAGCGTTTCATCAAAAGATTGGTAAACCGAATATTGGTAGGCAAACAAAGTTCCTACAGTTATGGCTACTCCTTGAATTATACTTGTTGTTAACTCTTTCCTATTGAAAAAAGTAGTTGTAAATGGTCGTGGCTTTTGAGACATCGTATTCTTCTCCATGGGTTCATTTTCAAAAATGATAGAACAGGTAGGTCCCATTATCAATTCTAAAAAAATGATGTGTATTGGGGAAAATATATTTGGATAAACCCAACCTAATGCCAATGGTATAAAAACGGTAAGAATAATAGGTATATGAATGGATATAATGTATTGAATTGCTTTTTTTAGATTGGTATAGATTCTTCTACCCATAGCAACAGCGTCCACCATTTTTGATAAATCATCTTCTAATAAAATTAGTGAAGCTGCTTGTTTGGCTATTTCTGTTCCTTTCTTTCCCATGGCAATACCAATGTGTGCTGCTTTTAAAGCAGGCCCGTCATTTACGCCATCTCCTATCATTGCTACAATCTGATTTTGAGACTTTAAGGTATTTATGATTCTTAATTTAGCTTCAGGAAACATCCTCGTAAAAACGTTCGTATTCATCACTTTTTCCTGCAATTCAAAATCTGACAATTGCATCAGTTTATCTCCACTCATATTATACTCAAATCCTTTAAATGCAATTTGTTTGGCAATGGCTGTGGTTGTTTCTGCATTGTCTCCCGTTATTATTTTTACTCTAATTCCTGCTTGATAAAAATGATTTAAAACGGTTTCTATATTCTTTTTTGGAGGGTCATAAAAAGCGACAATTCCTTTAAACTTAAAGATAAATTCTTGTTGTGTTTTAGGGAAACTACTACCTGTAAGTTCACTTTCGGCAACACCTAAGACTCTGTATCCTTCACTAGTTATAGTTTGTATGGCTTTTTCAATTTGCTGTATTTCTTCTTTTGATACATTAGAAATAGCCATTAATGCTTCGGGTGCACCTTTGGCTGCTATAATTCTTATGCCTGAATTATTTTCAAAAATATGTGTCATCATGGGCGGCTTTCCTCCCAACGGATATTCGTGAATTAATTTAAAACTTGGTCGTTCATCTTCTGTATATAAATCACCATAAGCCTTATGCAAAGCTACCTCCATTGGGTCGAATGGAATAGGCTCGCTTGCCCACATAGCTGTTTTTATTAAGTTTTTTTCATCGTCATTCGCTTCATCTAGATTAACAATTTTTTGCGTTTTCAACGAAAATACTTTAGCCAAACTCATTTGGTTTTCGGTAATTGTTCCTGTTTTATCAATGCAAATAACTGTGGCAGAACCCAGTGTTTCTACTGTTTTCATTTGTTTAACTACAATTCCCATTTTCATTAAACGCCAAGCACCAATCGCCATAAATGTAGTAAATGCCATCGGAATTTCTTCTGGTAAAATACTCATTGCCAACGTAAGCGCCTTTAGCAAACTATCTAAAAAATTGTATGAATGAAAATAATTGATAGCCCAAACCACTATGAATACTATGGCACCAGCAATCACCATCTTTTTTACAAAATTGTTTATTTGTAACTCTAATGGTGTTTTCTCTTCCTTAATGCTTTCAAGGCTATTGCCAATTTCCCCTAACTTGGTTTCGTTACCGATATTTGTAATGGTTGCAATGGCTAAACCGCTAGCAACGGTAGTACCTTTAAAGATAAGATTATCTTCCATCGATTGGTCTTTAAAAACAGAGAACGATTCGCCAGTAAGTATAGATTCATTTACAGAGAAGTCGTTGGAGTGAATAATAATTCCATCAGCTGTAATAGAAGTGCCTTCTTCTACAATTAAACTATCGCCAACTACTAAGTCTTCACTTTTTATTGCTATCGTTTTACCGTTCCTAATTACTTTGCAGTTGGGTTGTGTTAGGTTTTTTAGTTTTTGCAAAGCATTACGGCTTCTAGAATCTTGAAATAAAGAAAGAGTCGAAACGATAAGAATAGCAGACAAAAGAAAAATACCATCGCCTATTTCTCCGCTTATAAAGTAAATTAGAGCCGCAACCAATAATAAAATAATCATCGGCTCTTTTACCAAATTTTTTATGGCATCTAAAACCGTATTTTCTTGTTTATAATTTAATTTATTCTTTCCAAATTTTTTCCTTGCAAGAAGTACCTGTTCATCCGTTAAACCATTTATACCAAAGTTATTGAACATCGTCTATATTTTTATTTACGTTGTGTTATTGCTAGAAATGCTTTACCAATAGCTTTAATTAAATCGGAGGCAAGTAAAGAAAATTCTCCAGTTTCTTTTACCGCAATATCTCCAGCTAAGCCGTGTAAATAAACTCCTGCAATACATGTGTTTTCAGGCGTATAACCTTGCCCTAAAAAAGCTGTTAGCATTCCCGTAAGTGCATCTCCACTACCTCCTTTTGCCATACCTGCATTTCCGGTAGTGTTGAGGTAAATATTTCCATTCGGACAAGAAATAATGGTTTCATGTCCTTTTAAAATTACATACACATGGTGCTTTTGTGAAAACTCAATTTGCATTTTTTTTCTTTCAATTTCATTGGATGATTTTCCAACCAAGCGTTCAAATTCTTTGGCATGTGGTGTAAAAATACTTTCTTCAGGAATCCATTTTAACCACTCTTTATTTTCTGAAATAATATTAATCGCATCAGCATCTATAACCATCGGTTTATCAAAACTACGGATAATTTTTTTTAAAGCTTTTGCAGTTTCTCTACAGGTACCGATGCCGCAACCAATGCCTACAACATTGAAATGATGAAGCGGAATAGCAGCAGTAATCATTGTTTCCTCTTTATCGCAAACAACCATTGCTTCAGGTATCGAAGTTTGTAAAATTGTATATCCACATTTGGGAATATAAACGGTAAGCAAACCGACACCTGTACGTAAGCAGGCTGTGGATGTTAAAGTTGCTGCTCCCATTTTACCATAACTTCCAACAAATAGAATTGCATTTCCAAAATCTCCTTTGTTTGAAAATGGGTTTCTTTTTTCTAGAATTCTAAAAATTCTATCACTAGAAATTTTCTCGTAATTATACTGCTCCATCCTAAAATTTATTTAAAATTGATGACTTTAATGTATGTTTTTTTTAATAGTAAACCTTGCTAATATTTAAAATCCTAATAGCAATAGACGTAAAAATATGTAACATAAGTTTTATATGTTTCATTGATTTACTTCATTTTATCATAAACCAGTGCTAATTATTTTACCATCTTCCATAGTGATCGTTCTATGCGTGTTGTCTGCAAAGTCAAGGTCGTGTGTAACAATCAACAAAGACTGGTTGTATACTTCCGCTAGCTCCTTAAAAATATTAAATACAACATCTCCGCTCTTTTTGTCCAGATTCCCTGTAGGTTCATCTCCCATGATAATTATGGGATCATTAATCAATGCCCTGGCAATAGCTACTCGTTGTTTTTGACCACCACTCAACTGGTTGGGATACTTTAATGCTTCAGATTCTATACCTAGTATTTTTAATTTCTGATAAGCATTATGTTCTATTTCTTTCTCCGACAGCTTTCCATACTTAAGTGCTGGCAACATTACATTTTGCAAGTTGTTAAATTCACTGAGCAAATAGTGAAACTGAAATACGAATCCTATTTTTTCATTTCGCACTTTGGCGAGTTCCACGTCTTTTTTATTTGTCATGTTAATGCCATCTAGAAATAGTTCTCCTTCATAGCTGGTATCCATCGTGGATAAAATATAGAGTAAAGTAGATTTACCGCAACCAGACCTTCCCATAACAGAAACAAACTCACCTGCATTGATAGAAAAACTAACATCTGTTAACACCTTTACGGTAATAGGGTTATAAAAAGATTTATTAATACCAATGGCTTCTATAACTTTTTTTTTCATATTTATTTTCCTCTTATTATATCTACAGGATCTATTTTACTTGCTTTTTTAGAAGGGAAATACCCTGCGAAATAAGTAGTGATGATAGAAAATACAGCCCCAATCAAATAGAATTTTGGGTTGTAATTTATGGGGTATGTTTTTACGGCTGGCAAGGAAGCGGTATTGAATGGAATTTCACCAATCAATGCAGATAGTCCTAATCCAAATAGCAATCCCAACGCTCCACCAACAATACCAATAGTTAAGGCAATGGTGATGAATATAGAGTTAACATCTTTACCTGAAAAGCCAGTAGCTTTAAGAATGGCAATAGAGTCCATTTTTTCATAAATCATCATATTAAGAATATTGTAAATCCCAAATCCAGCAACAATAAGTAATGTTATGCCCACTGCATAAGAAATTAGTGTCCGTACAGAACTACCAGTTTCAAATTGCGCATTGGCTGTTTGAATATCAATCGCCTCTACTTCAAACAATGTGTTGTACCTTTTTGCAAGGGCTGGTGCCA from Polaribacter sp. ALD11 includes the following:
- a CDS encoding WG repeat-containing protein, whose product is MSIIYVTSAQQLKNIAKIGNLSEGLIAIKNDDSWGFIDIKGVLVINFRKDIATSSGEFPVFSNGLCLIKEIREDIIYYGFINTKGETIIPAEYIVATPFKNGFSRVINYYKTDTGTNAFGQSVVYYTYNELIIDTENKSVLNFSGSHNLLLHKLKLQKDIPTIRSKFINDDLISIKEDNNTFSIYNLNK
- a CDS encoding patatin-like phospholipase family protein — encoded protein: MNTGLVLSGGGARGFAHIGVLKALEEYNINITHIAGTSAGAIVGALFAAGNSWGTILEFFKKVPIFEYKRYAYNKPGFIDTNMFYKDLLPFFVTDDFNSLKKQFYVPTTNLIEGKEMVFNSGELLKPILASAAFPGLFTPVIINGIPYADGGILNNFPIEYIKNKCDTIIGVYVNSLENVSLNELKHSYQVANRAYNISFVSQCENKFKEVDLLIAPKELEKFGMFNLKNIDAIFKIGYESAIKVLENNKNSLLK
- a CDS encoding MlaD family protein — its product is MQKSNLHKTRVGLFVVLGTGILLAALYFIGSKQHLFSKNMQLYAVFQNVNGLQLGNNVRYSGINVGTVSGIKMINNTEIVVEMMIEDKTGAFIKKDAIASIGSDGLVGSMVINIIPGKENLQTVISTDTIASHRNIGTEDLLSTLSITNKNAALLTADLLKITNKILKGEGALGALITDSLLTKDIRATLVNLKQTTNGANRLIGSLNYKFSKIDVEDSAVGVLLTDTVAGNQAKNVFLQLETSSIKISEATKMLSDMIVEISTAESTFNYLTKDKSLPKTIDSTMVQIKEASQKLNENMEALQHNFFFRGYFRKQERKAKRKAKSKKE
- a CDS encoding ABC transporter ATP-binding protein, with amino-acid sequence MIETNENLQPVLEIKDLHKSFGDNHVLNGFNLKLYEGENLVIMGKSGSGKSVMIKCLVGLLEADSGSITIKDLDILELGRKELDVLRTEIGFLFQGSALYDSMTVRENLEFPLRRNRDRVDPSQTTEALVVEALENVGLAHTIDLMPSELSGGMQRRVALARALILKPKIILYDEPTTGLDPITAKEIIQLMRTIQKTYKTSSLIITHDVDCARVISNRMILLLDGINYAEGTFEELSTSEDIKVKAFFKN
- a CDS encoding ABC transporter permease, coding for MTYFAIRFFREVFTSPFEWKEFLRQCYQMGNRSFILVGVTGFILGLVFTLQSRPTLLEFGATSWMPAMVSLSIIREIGPVIFALICAGRIGSGIGAELGSMKVTEQIDAMEVSGTNPFKYLVVTRILATTLMLPLLILMGDAIALFGSAIVENLKGEVSYLLYFNKVFDALRFSDVLPATAKSFFFGFSIGLVGCYKGYNCSKGTVGVGEASNAAVVYTSMLLFIIDFIAVFITDIFFEI
- a CDS encoding VIT family protein; amino-acid sequence: MNKNSDKLDDYLDNHYIHRSNWLRAAVLGANDGILSTASIAIGVAAASDVRDPVILATLAGLVAGALSMAAGEYVSVSSQTDVENADIERERIELEETPEIELQRLAEIYEKRGLKKETSLIVAKELTEHDVLAAHIRDELGINEISQAKPIQAALASGASFTVGGLLPFLVVIFLPFINMEYYLYGFAIIFLIILGALSAKTGGSSIIKAVLRITFWGTVAMGLTALVGYLFNVNVE
- a CDS encoding dicarboxylate/amino acid:cation symporter; protein product: MIEFRSLNKLSFHLDRLIKGRLWLKVIIGLLLGAAIGIILNPSAGFLSETSSLRIADWLDLPGKVFMRLVQMIMIPLIFTSIITGIVGNTSENLKTFGLRLLLYFIFTTTIAITIGLVVTLILKPGQYIFDLGGFPNSGKSQIIPDEQTDLIGNIPNAISNLIPNNPMESILTGEMLGVVIFTIIIGVAITQLRSETAKPIIRFSEAIQKICMIVVSWAMMLVPYAVFGLMAALLSRTSIEIFLGLGYYMFVVMLGLIILLAFYLILILIITNKNPFKFLKAIREPQLLAFSTASSAAVMPLSMKTADEKLGVSSNISDFVIPVGATINMDGTALFQCITTIFMAQAYGVELSIMSLLLITFTVVAASIGTPAIPGGGVIILASVLQSAGIPIDGLIIIIGIDRILGMFRTAVNVTGDLTACIIFDKFYGTKLNTNAIINKS
- a CDS encoding hemolysin III family protein, with product MENQNSNLNSQINKELVNSIVHGFGIIFGIVSIPILIAFAIKSDNTSGIIGAAIYGFCFLQLFTFSTLYHGIQHIQAKRTLEILDHISIYFLIAGTYTPFLLMYMDNSFGITLLSVLWGLTALGIIYNIFFTGKWKVISTLIYIAMGCIMVVGGRTFFESIPINILTMLLIGCGLYLVGVVFYLWDKYPYNHAVWHFFVLAAAVCHYVAILLAVASN
- a CDS encoding cation-translocating P-type ATPase, which produces MFNNFGINGLTDEQVLLARKKFGKNKLNYKQENTVLDAIKNLVKEPMIILLLVAALIYFISGEIGDGIFLLSAILIVSTLSLFQDSRSRNALQKLKNLTQPNCKVIRNGKTIAIKSEDLVVGDSLIVEEGTSITADGIIIHSNDFSVNESILTGESFSVFKDQSMEDNLIFKGTTVASGLAIATITNIGNETKLGEIGNSLESIKEEKTPLELQINNFVKKMVIAGAIVFIVVWAINYFHSYNFLDSLLKALTLAMSILPEEIPMAFTTFMAIGAWRLMKMGIVVKQMKTVETLGSATVICIDKTGTITENQMSLAKVFSLKTQKIVNLDEANDDEKNLIKTAMWASEPIPFDPMEVALHKAYGDLYTEDERPSFKLIHEYPLGGKPPMMTHIFENNSGIRIIAAKGAPEALMAISNVSKEEIQQIEKAIQTITSEGYRVLGVAESELTGSSFPKTQQEFIFKFKGIVAFYDPPKKNIETVLNHFYQAGIRVKIITGDNAETTTAIAKQIAFKGFEYNMSGDKLMQLSDFELQEKVMNTNVFTRMFPEAKLRIINTLKSQNQIVAMIGDGVNDGPALKAAHIGIAMGKKGTEIAKQAASLILLEDDLSKMVDAVAMGRRIYTNLKKAIQYIISIHIPIILTVFIPLALGWVYPNIFSPIHIIFLELIMGPTCSIIFENEPMEKNTMSQKPRPFTTTFFNRKELTTSIIQGVAITVGTLFAYQYSVYQSFDETLTRTIVFTVLITANIFLTLVNRSFYYSIFTTLRYKNKLVFLIIAITIIISGLLIFVPPLTNFFEFEKLTFLQLFTSIGIGFISVIWYELVKIKIRLKNKVNTTI